Sequence from the bacterium genome:
CTTCACTCATATTTTGATGTATGTATGAATTTGCAAATCTTGTAAGTTTTGAATCCCAAGTGTAAATAGAGACTTGGGTTGATTCAGCTTTAGAATATGTTAGAGCCCTATTTACAAGCTCCCTTAATGCTTTTTCACCCCACATATATTACTATGTTATTCTATATTGCAAAGAATGTCAAGGATAAAAATTCAAATACAAGCCATAGATTTCATTGCGTAGAAAGAATATTTTAATCTGTGCAACCTGTGCTTTCTTTTTACTTGACATTTGTGAACTCTTGCATATGATTAAACTATGGTTTTAGAATTGGTATTTTTAATAATGAGTTTTGGTCAACTAAATGTTGCTCACACTGAAATTACCGACTCTCTTGTAAGATATTATTTAGAAACGGGTGAACTAAAAAAGGTAGATGAACTTTCTAATGAAATCAACGATAATTTCTTACTCGGTGAGCTTGCTTATTTTAGTCACAAATTTGACAAAGCCATCAAATTCTACTCCCTGGTGCCGTTAGATTCTGAGGATGCAAATGATGCAATTTATCGGATAATTTTTATTAAAGAAAATAAGAATGCAGAGCTACAAGATTATGTGACCGCAGAACTATTTGGTAGACAAAAGAAATGGGACAAGGGGATTGAAATTTTAAAAAAGATGAAGGAGAATAAATCAACAATTGCTCCTTCAGCTTCAATTCTTTTAGCAAACTTTATTGAACAAAAAGGCGACCTTAATGGAGCACTTAAAGAGTATCAAAATTTTATAAATAGATTTGATACAAATGTCATTGCAAACGATAGAGAAGCAATCTTGCCACAGATTTTATTAAAGATGGGCAAAATTTATACTACACTGGGAAGAATAAAAGAAGCTAGTGAATCATATCGACAGATTTTACTTAAGTACCCAAAATCATGTGTTGCTCCTATCGCTAGAGAGAGACTTGAGAACTTATGATTCTATTTTTTTATATTATTGGGACACTACTCCTTATACCAATGGATTTAACTCAAGCTGACCATTTACGGGCTTATGGTATAGCTTACTATGCACTTGAGAAGACGATAAAAGTGGAGTGGCTACTTAACTATAAAGGAGGCTCATTCTTGATGAGTTATAATCCTGAAATTGAAGAGCTCTGTAAAATAAGGGGTGTAAATTATAAAATTTTAGATGAACCTACAGTTCAAAGCATATATAACACAATAGAGATAGAGAATATGGAGAGGATAGAGCTTACTGTTGCCCCTAGGGTAGCTGTTTATGTACCACCAGATAATTCACCGTGGGATGATGCGGTGAGAATAGCACTTGAGTATGCTAAAGTACCTTATGATAAAGTATGGGATGAAGAGGTACTTGGGGGGGCACTTTCAAATTATGATTGGCTACATTTACACCACGAAGATTTTACTGGTCAATATGGTAAATTTTATGGTAGCTTCCGGAATGCACAATGGTTCAAGGAAGAGGTTAGAGTTAACGAACTTATGGCAAAGAAGCTTGGATTTAAAAAAGTATGGCAACTAAAACATCAGGTAGCTAAGAAAATAAGAGAGTATGTGAATAATGGTGGCTTTTTATTTGCTATGTGCTCAGCTACTGAGACAATTGATATTGCTATTTCTGCATACGGAATTGATATAGTGCCTTTACTTGATGGAGACGGATTTGAAGAAAACTGTCAAGATAAGCTTAATTTTGAAAGTACTTTTGCATTTAAAGATTTTGAAGTAGACCTTAATCCAATGATGTACAGACATTCAAGTATAGATGTGACTAATGAGGCGCGGGCAAGGGGTGAGAATGTGAATTTTGAGCTCTTCAACTTTTCTGCCAAATATGACCCTATTCCTACTCTTTTAACTCAGAATCATACAAGAGTTATAAAAGAATTTTTGGGCCAAACTACAGGATTTAGGCGAAATTTGATTAAGGAGGGTATAGTAATATTAGGAGATATAAAAGGAACAGAGGAAGTTAAGTACTTATACGGTGATTATGGCAAAGGGTTTTTTACATTTTATGGCGGCCATGACCCAGAAGATTACGCTCATCTTGTGGGTGACCCACCAACGAGGCTTGAGTTGTATCCTAATTCGCCAGGTTATAGGTTGATTTTAGATAACCTGCTATTCCCAGCCGCTAAATCAAAACGGCTAAAGACATAAAATTCTACTTAACCTTTATTACTCCTCCACCATTTCTAATTGATTCTTCTGCAAGTTCCAAATATTTAATGACCTTGATTCCTGAACTGCCATCAGTTTTTGGCGTCTCTTTATACTCGACGCACCTTATAAAATGACTTATTTCAGCCTTGAGTGGCTCAACACTGGATAAAACTGGTGCAGTTATATCACTAGTCCGATAAGATAATTGGAATTCACCAAAATTCATAGGTTCAGGCACTAAGACTCCCATATCAAATATTCGCACTTTTTCAGATAAGTTTGTATCATCATAAACTATCATTTTTTTAGATCCCACAATTACAGTATTTCTTAGTTTGCTGGGTGCTAACCATGAAACATGTATATTAACAAGGATATCTGATGGAAATGTTAGCGTCAGGAATGCTACATCCGGCTTATCTTTTATTACAGAGCCCTTTCCAACTGCCTGGATTGAAAGGGGCTCTTCATTAAGCCAATAAAAAATCATAGAAAGGTCATGCGATGCGAGGTCCCATATTACCGATTCATCCTTTCTGTGTATTCCCAGATTTACGCGAGTAGACGAAATATAGTAAATATCACCTATCTCTCTTTTCTCTAATAATTCCTTAATTTTTATTACAGCAGACGCGTATTCAAGGATATGTCCTACCATTAGAGTAACATTGTTTTGGGTTGCTAGACGCACAAGCTCATTGCCTTCATTAACAGAGCTTACGAATGGCTTTTCAACAAATATAGATTTGCCTGCTTCTATACCTTTCTTTGCTAATAGATAATGAGAAGATAAAGGGGTTGCTATAAATACAGCTTGGATTGATGCATCACTAAATATTTCGTCACTATATTTGGTTACCTTAATTTCGGGATAACGAGCGACAATGTTTTTAAGCCTGTCTTCATTTATATCACAACAATATTTTAGTGTGCAATTTGGGTGTTCATGTAATATTCTTACAATGTTAGGTCCCCAGTAACCGCACCCAATAACAGCAGTTGTTATCATATTTTGTTACTATTTAGCTATCCAATCTCTAAATTTATCACTAAAAATAAAAATGTAAATGAAAAATGAGAATGGCAGAGAAATTGTGTACTCCGTAATTTACACAAAATTACTGACATAACCTCTTCTACTGTTTTACTTTTAGACTATTAGACTTTTAGTCTATTTATTTTGATTTTTGCTTTTTTAATTTTTAACTTTCACTTAATACGCTCCTTTTAGGGACAGTACCATTGGAATTGTGCGTAATAGGATTTTTAAGTCTGTCAACAGAGATTTGTTTGTTGCATAATAAAGGTCTAGAACTACCATATCATTGAAGGGGATAAGACTTCTACCCATTACTTGCCAGAGGCCTGTTATTCCTGGTTTTGTGCACAAGCGGGCTTTATGCCAGTCTTCATATAACTCAACTTCGTAAGGAATTGGAGGACGAGGACCTACTAAACTCATTTCGCCTCGTAGCACATTTATAAGTTGGGGCAGCTCGTCTATTGATAGGATTCTGAGCCATCTTCCAATTGGTGTTACCCTTGGATCATTTGTTAGCTTGTATACTTTCCTGCCTGACGGCAAGAGAGGTTGTCTGTCATTGCGAGCCACACCTATACTGTCATTGCAAGCGATAGCGAAGCAATCTATACCAAGGTCATTTTGGAGTTGGTCTTTTATAAATTTCTCAATGTAATTATAATGGATTTTTGGTTCATTTGAGGCTTCCATAGTTCTAAACTTGTAAAAATTAAATGTCTTACCAATCCCATTAACCCGGACTTGACGAAATATGACAGGCCCCTTTGAACTTAACTTTGTTAGAATAGAACTAATAAGGAAGAGAGGTGCAGTTCCAATAATAGCTAATACCCCAATAAAAATATCCATCACTCTTTTTAATAGATAATCTGCTTTTTGATATTTTTTAAAGATGAGATAGCCATTTTTTATAAGTTTTGAGAATAATTTATCTGTTTTCACATATACATCTACAAAATCTACGTATCTCAAAACAATGTTTACAATATCTTTTGCACATAAGTTTGGGATATCTATTTTTACCATGTTAATTCCAGGTGGTAAATCTCTATTTAAATCTTCAACCCTATTTATCACAAGTTCCATTGGATTTCATATTACAAAATTAATTAGCTTGTTTTTGACAAATATAGTTTTTTTAATCTCCCTATTTTTAATACTTTCTGCTATTTTAGGAATTTGAATAGCTTGTAATCTTGCTTCCTCTTCTTCAATATCACAAAATGCAGTAAACTTGGCTCTCAATTTGCCATTAATTTCAACAAGTATTGTGATTTTTTCTTCTTCAATTTCTTCCCACTCAGGCCATTTAGATTTAAATACAGAGCCAGTATTTCCAAGATCACTCCATAACTCATCAGCTATGTGTGGCGCAAATGGCGCAAGTAATTGAACAAAAACTTGAAGTGAATAACCAAAACAAGGGTCTTCTTTTGATTTGTAAAGTTTATTTAAAAACTCCATAAGTGATGCAATAGCTGTATTGTGGCTAAAGGTTTCGATATCTTTAGTTACTTTTTTAATTGTATAATTTAGACTGCGATAAAGGGGAGTAGCCTCTTTTTGTACTATTTTAGGGATATTTCTGTTTTCATGTATTAGATTATATACTCTTTTGAGGAATCTACTTGCACCTGCTACTCCAGCTTCTGTCCAGACTGCATCTTTATCAGGTGGACCTATAAAAAGGATTGTTATTCTGCTTGTATCAGCACCCCATCTCTTTACAAAAGGACCAACAGGAACTGCATTTCCTCTGGATTTTGACATTACATTTCCATTTCTATCCATTATCATGCCATGAGTGAACAATCTAATGCAGGGTTCATCTTGGGGTAACAACCCCTCATCATAAAGAAATTTAGTTATAAAGCGGAAGTAAATAAGATGACCTGTCGCATGTTCAATGCCTCCGATATACTCGTCTATAGGGAACCAGGTTTTAACACTTGTTTGGGAGAATGGCTCAGTTTCATTCTTTGGGTCTAAATATCGTAAATAATACCAGGACGAATCTACGAATGTATCCATAGTATCTGAGTCTCTCTCCGCTACCTTACCACAATTTGGACAACTTGATTTAATAAACTCGGTAGCTGAAGCTAACGGCGATTTACCTTTTGGAGTGAAATCTACTCTTTCAGGTAATCGGACTGGCAAGTCTTTATAAGGAACAGGGACTACACCGCACTTATTACAGTGGATCATGGGGATAGGAGTTCCCCAATAACGCTGACGCGAGATGAGCCAATCTTTAAGTCTATAATTCAACTTAGACCTTCCAATTCCTTTTTTTTCTACATAAGCCTTTATTCTAAGAATTGCTTCCTGTGAATCTATTCCGCTAAATGGACCAGAGTTTACTAATATACCCGGTTCTGTATAAGCACCATTTGGTTCTTCTCCATAAGGTGGTTGTATAACTTTTTTGATAGGTATTTTATACCGCATTGCAAATTCAAAGTCACGAGAATCGTGTGCAGGTACACCCATTACTACACCTGTACCATATGAGGGTAAGACATAATCGGCAACCCAAATTTGGACTCGCTCTCCGGACAACGGATTAATTGCATATTCAGATGTAAAGATGCCATCCTTATCCCTTATATTAGAGGAACGTTCTATATCTGTCCTTCTCAATGAAGTTTCAACATATTTTATGAGTTCTGATTTTCTTTTTGAGCACTTTATAATTTTACTTGTAAGCTCACTCTCTGGTGCTACAGCTATAAATGTTACTCCATAAATTGTATCAGGTCGTGTAGTAAATACAGAAATTTTATCACCATTGTATAGGAAATCTATTTCTATACCATCACTCTTGCCAATCCAATTTCTCTGCAATGTCTTCACTCGCTCAGGCCATTCTGTAAGTTTATCTAAATCAGAAAGCAATCTATCTGCATAGGCTGTTATTTTAAAGAACCATTGAGTTAGTTCTCTTCTCGTTATAGGAGTGGCACACCGCCAACACCTTCCAGCTCCCACTTGCTCATTCGCAAGTGTAGTATTGCAATGAGGACACCAGTTCACATATGCTTCCTTCCTATAAGCAAGACCACGCTCAAACAGCTTTAGAAATAGCCATTGCGTCCATTTATAAAAGGCAGGTTCACAGGTGTTGATTTCTCTATCCCAATCATATGATATTCCCATTAGCTTTAGGGTAGAGCGTGATACGTCTATGTTACTCAGAGTCCATTTTTTAGGCTCAATCCCCCTCTTTATAGCAGCCTCCTCTGCTGGTAGCCCAAATGCATCCCAACCAAAAGGGTACATAACATCGTAGCCTTGCAGCATCTTAAATCGGGCTCTTGTATCTCCAATTACATAATTTCTAAATTGACCTATGTGTAAGTCGCCAGATGGGTAAGGATACATTTCAAGTATATAATACTTTTTGTAGGGGCGGGGTAACCCCGCCCCTACTTTGTAAATTGAGTTTTCTTCCCAAAAGGTCTGCCACTTTTTCTCTATAGCTTGGTAATTATACATTTCTATTGGATAGTTTTAGGCCTACTGACCCAAAAACCTACTCCTTTTTAGTTAATTCAAAGTTACAAGTTGTAGTCATTTCTTTAGCAATATATATCTTTTTCTCTACCCAGTAGTAGCCGGCAGCTTCTGCCCGTACCCAGTAACTTCCAGGTTTAAGTGAAATTATATACCGACCAGTTCTTACATTTGTAGAAACTGGTGAAATAGCAGTCCTTGGAAATGAAACTACCGCAAACAGTGGCTCCTTTGTATGCGCATCTATTACCGTGCCAGTGAGAGCACCAATCTTTGGGACTTTGGGAACCAATTTCCTACGAACTAAAGAGTTTATACTACCACCAATTGCAAACCTTGGGTAAAGTATAGGCGCTCCCCCAAGCCTATGCTCAAGTTTTATTGCCCCTATTCCTATTTGGAAGAAATCAGTCTTAATTTTAATACCTACATTGAAATCTCTGCCAGTAAATTCGCTCACTGCAAACACAGGAGGTGTAAGTTCTATTTCACCACCCCAAAAAATTCCTAAAGTGGGTGGTGGATTGGTTTTAAAAAAGTAATCTGAGTTAAATAATCGGGACCTTGGTCCATATCCTACAAATGAACCTCTTCCTATTCCAATATTATAAACCCCAAAGGGACCAAAATTTTTTGTTGCTACAATGAAAGCAGAAAATTGCTCCCAGTCCCTTTCTTTATATGATAAATCGTCTGCATAGCCGATATCTTCGCCAGCACCTACAGACGAGAGCCAGTGCTGTGTAGATATGCCCAAACTACCAAAAGAAATAACTGGCATAAAAGGGGTTTCATCACAGACTTTACATTTAAACTCACCAGATAAAAGATTTAGACCCAAAATTGATAATCCAACCTCTAATTGTTTTAAAGGATGAAACTTAATATGCATATCAATATTAAATGGATGAGAATCATTCTTAGTTGTTAACGAAGATGTCATTCCCATTTCAAAATACGTGCTCGATATGTATGCAGTTGGGCTATCAATTAAGTCTGTATCAGACATAAACGCACCATACACTGCCCCTACGAGGGGAATTTTGGGTCTCCTGACACAAAAAATGTAAAAATCAAATATCAAATTAATTGATAATAATAGACTCAAAAAGATGAGACAAGCTTTGATTACTTTCACTTATACAGCTTTTGATGTGTAGTATTTGTAGTAATAACGCGACCTGTAATAGATTTCTTTTTTTAATTTGTTGACTACAACACCAAGAAAAGTAGAGCCAGTAGCTTTAAACGAGGCTACCATCTCCTGCAATGTGTCTTTAGGAGTTCTCTCTAATTCTGCAACCAATATTACACCATCTACCATATTACCAAGCAAAAGACCATCTGCACACGCTGTTAGAGGGGGTGAATCTACTATCACTATATCAAACGCTTCCCTTAGCTCAGAGATTGAGGTCCTCATAGACTTAGAGTCTATGAGTTCACCAGGATTTGGTGGTATATGACCTGATGGAATAAGCCATAAGTTTTTAATTTCAGTTGCAATTATTGCATCCTCTTTTTTAATCTCGCCAACAAGTAAATTTGATAGCCCATTTTTATGCGAAATTCCTAAGAGTCTATGTAACTCGGGTTTTCTTAGGTCGGCTTCCAACAGAAGAGTCTTTGCACCTGCACTTGCATAAGTTATACCAAAGTTACAGGCAATTGTTGACTTGCCTTCTCTTGCTATACAGCTTGCAATGAGGATAGTTTTTAGCTCCGAATCTAATGATTTTGAGAACTTTAAGTTAACACGTAGTTTCTTATATGATTCAGCAACTGGCAAATTTTGGTCCTCAATAACTCCTTCTGAATGCACTGGGATTGTCCCAATAACAGGTAGTTTTAATCTTTCTATATCTTCTACATCTTTAATGGAAACATCAAGAAATTCACAAATTAGAACTACACCAAAACCAAGACCTATCCCAAATATTAATGCAAGTGTCAGATTACGCTTAGGCCTCGGTGAGATTGGGGTAGTAGGTTTTCTTGCATACTCAAGTATTATAGCACTGCCAATCTCTTGGGCTTCAACCATTTTTGAAGCCTCATAATCAGTGATTAATCTCTTATAGGAATCTTTGTTGAACTCATAGGTACGCTCCAAACCAGCAAGTTCATACTCTTTTGTAGAAAAGATACGAATACGGTGATTGCATTCACTGATTCTTTCAAGGAGTGCTTCTTTCTTTGCCTGTAGTGTTAGGAGTTCAGACTTGGTACTAAGTATCTTTTTTGACAAATCTTCTGAATAAGAAAGTGGGTCTACTAATAGAGCTTCGTCTTCGGTTCTATTCTTTACTCTCTCTTTAAGGCTTTGCTTTATGGTTTCAATTTTTTCTTTTAGGTCGGATAATTTTGGATGGTCTTCAGATAATCCGGCAAGCACATATGAAGAGTACTCTTTCTCAAGACTTACAAGTTGAGCTCTTAGATTTAATATAGAAGGATTATCGGTTCTTACAATCTCTTCTGTTAGTTTATCCGTTTCTTTTTTGAGTTCATCCCTTAATTGTGCAATTGCTTTGTCTTTTATGCTAATTTCAGATAAGACTAAATTATACTCGCCTTCTAGGTCAGCAAGTTCCTTCTGGAGTGCACTACTACCAGCAGATGCTGATAGTAGTTTCTCGTTTTGCTTGAATTTTTTAATAGCCTCCTCAGATTCTCGTAATTTATCTTTGGCTATTGGGAGCTGGGTTTCAATGAGTCTTTTTGCTTCAGTGAAACTGAGTCTTGCAATTTCGACAGAATAATCTTTAAAAGTCTCTGCTATGTTATTTGCTATAGATGAAATTTCTTCAGCATTACCACCACGAACAGTAATTTCAATGATACTAGATTTTTCTACCCTTGTTATTGTTGTCATACGACATAGGATATCAGGTGCATATTCATTGGATAGGAATGCAAATTTTAGCCCCTTCTCTTTCATTTTATTTACTACTCTTTTCATAAAGTCGTGGGATCTCAATATCCAGCAGTTTGTTTCTATTTCAAACACTTCCTCTGATAATCGAGTTGGAAAGATATAAACGGTTGAAGGTGTTTTCTTTATTAGAACTTTTGATGAAGCAACGAACACTTTTGGACTCCTTGCAGTCATCCAGTATGTGAGACCAAGAATTCCAAATAGTATACCAACAAAGCCCCACTTACGACGCAGGAACGCACGAATATACCTTCTTATATCTATTTCACCTTCCATATCTTAGTATATGATATAGCTGATAATATGCCCCTACGATAAATGTTACTTCAGTAAAGGCACGGACTGATTCTTTGATTCTATAGTAGGGACTCTCTTTTATGTACACCATATCTCCCGGTTTCAATGCCGTTACATTCTCTCTGTTTCCTGTCTTAAAGAAGTTGTTAAGGTTAAGGTTAAATACAGATGGAGATGGAAAAGATCTAACAACCTTAATTTTAGACAAGTCTGCTTCCCTTGACGGCCCACCCGCTATTGTGAGAAGTGTTACAAGATCTGTACCCTCAGGAACAGAATAAAGACCAGGAGCCATCACTTCACCCCATATAGAGACCTTCATCTGTAATTCACCGGTTTCACTGAGGTATGTGTAATACTTGACTACTGAAGGTTGGACTTGCAATAATAAAAAGTGTATAAAAACTACCATTTTGAAAAAATTATAATGCTAAAGAACTATGTTGTCAAGTAAAAATCCTGTTTTTATAACAAGAATTTCTACAAAACTTGCCTGACGGTAGTTAGGAACCTCACTCAAAAAGTCATCGCGAGCGTGAGCGAAGCAATCTATAAATAACTTCTATGTTTTAACACTTGACATTTAAATGATAAGGTTATATCTTTAGAGAAAAGTCATTGCGAGCGTAAGCAAAGCAATCTCCAATTTATCTAATATTACATGGACTTCCTGTCTCTGCTTAATGAACGTATTATTGTAGCTGACGGTGCTATGGGCACTATGCTATATGCGATGGGTGTGCCAAAGGGACATTGCTACGATGAGCTTAATTTATCTAAACCGAAGCTTGTTAAAGAAATACACCAAGCCTATATAGATGCAGGGGCAGACCTTATTGAAACAAATACATTTGGAGCAAACTCGTATATTCTTGGTAAATATTACGATTTGGATAAAAAGACTGCTGATATTAACTATATGGGAGCCAAAATTGCACGTAAAGTATGTAGAGATAAACTTGTAGCTGGTGCAGTAGGTCCAATTACGAGACCAATTGAGGCAGCTGAACGGCTTAGTTTATCCGAGATTCACTCTATTTTTAAAGAACAGATAACCGCTTTAGCAAATGGGGGAGTAGACCTTATTATTCTTGAAACTATGTCATCTATTGATGAGCTTATTCAAGGCTTCTTGGCAGCCAGTGAAGTATGCAACCTACCGGTTATATGTCAACTGTCGTTTGTCCATGATTGTAAGACAATTTTAGGAATAGACCCTGTAGAAGCGGCTAATGCACTTGAAAAGGCGGGTGCCCATATAATGGGGGCTAATTGTGGTACCGGACCACAAGTTGTGTACGAAGCTGTCAGGAGAATGGGACATGTGACTGATGCATTTATTTCAGCACTACCAAATGCAGGACTTGCAAGCTTCTCACAGGGTAAATTTGTGTATCCGGCTACTCCTGAGTATTTTGCAGCTTATTCAAAAAAGTATGTAGATGCTGGTGTTTCAATAATAGGCGGCTGCTGTGGCTCTACACCTACGCATATAGCTGCTATATCAAATGTAGTTAAAGGAATGAGACCTAAGCCACGTAAAATTGTGAGAGTAGAAGTAAAAACAGAATGTAGGGGTTTGATAAATCAAACCCATATAAGCGAGGTTACCTCACCATTACAGCAAAAGCTTAAAGAAAAGTTTATATTGAGCCTCGAAATTGACCCACCACGTTGTATAGATTTTGATAAGGAACTTAATGCAGCTCAAAACTTTAAAGCTATGGGCGGTGAGTGTGTAAATGTATCAGATACTCCTATGGCTAGGCTTAGGATGAGTCCTATTTCACTTGCCCATATAATAAAACATAGAGTAGATATTGATGTAATCCTGCACTGTACATGTAGGGACCGTAATTTGATTGCAATTCAATCCGATCTGATTGGAGCTTATAGCCTCGGCATTAGGAATATACTTGCATTAACTGGTGACCCGCCATCTGTTGGTGATTACCCGTTCGCAGCAGCTGTATTTGAGATTACTTCAGATAAGTTGATAGAGATTATAAATTCACTTAACAGGGGAGTAGACTGGCTCGGTAATCCTATAGGTAAACCGACTTCTTTCTTCATAGGTGTAGCAGGTAAGTTAAATGAACCAGAAAGAGTCAAAGAGAAGGCAATGAAAGGGATTGGGTTCATACAGACTCAGCCTGTATTTGATATAAAAGAGATACAGTCTTTTGTAAAAGAAGTAGCTGAACTTCACATTCCTGTGATTACAGGAATTCTTCCACTTGTGAGTGTGAGACATGCTGAATTTATTCAAAATGAGGTTCCAGGAATTACTATACCTGACAAAGTAATGAAGCGAATGAGAGACGGGGCTGCAGACGAGGGTGTGAAGATAGCGCATGAGTTGTTTGATGAAATAAAGCTTATCTGTAATGGCGTTTGTATAATGCCACCATTTGGTAAATACGAACTCGTTGAAAAGATAATAACATGAAGATATTTAGCAGACTAACTAAAGAAATACTTGTCGCTGACGGCGCTATGGGCACTATGTTACAAGAGGCGGGTTTACCTGCTGGAGCACTACCTGAATTATGGAATTTGACGCACCCAGAGCGTGTTAAGTCTATTCATATGGCTTACATTAAAGCGGGTGCCAATATCATTACAACTAATACTTTTAATGCTAATCGGGCAAGGCTTAGTGAATTTGGACTTGCTAAAAATATAAAACAGATAAATGAGAAAGCTGCACAAATTGCGTTGGATGTGGCTAAACCAGATACAATTGTTGCTGGCTCAATTGGACCGAGTGGTAAATTTTTGAAGCCATTTGGGGAGCTTGACTTTGATAAAGCGTATAAAATATTTTACGAGCAAGCAAAGTATCTATCACTTGCTGGTGTCGATGTTATAATAATTGAGACAATGGTAGACATACTTGAACTTAAAGCAGCAATACTTGGGTCAATGGATGCTACAAATCTTACAGTAATTGCACAGCT
This genomic interval carries:
- a CDS encoding tetratricopeptide repeat protein, whose amino-acid sequence is MVLELVFLIMSFGQLNVAHTEITDSLVRYYLETGELKKVDELSNEINDNFLLGELAYFSHKFDKAIKFYSLVPLDSEDANDAIYRIIFIKENKNAELQDYVTAELFGRQKKWDKGIEILKKMKENKSTIAPSASILLANFIEQKGDLNGALKEYQNFINRFDTNVIANDREAILPQILLKMGKIYTTLGRIKEASESYRQILLKYPKSCVAPIARERLENL
- a CDS encoding asparagine synthetase B, with translation MILFFYIIGTLLLIPMDLTQADHLRAYGIAYYALEKTIKVEWLLNYKGGSFLMSYNPEIEELCKIRGVNYKILDEPTVQSIYNTIEIENMERIELTVAPRVAVYVPPDNSPWDDAVRIALEYAKVPYDKVWDEEVLGGALSNYDWLHLHHEDFTGQYGKFYGSFRNAQWFKEEVRVNELMAKKLGFKKVWQLKHQVAKKIREYVNNGGFLFAMCSATETIDIAISAYGIDIVPLLDGDGFEENCQDKLNFESTFAFKDFEVDLNPMMYRHSSIDVTNEARARGENVNFELFNFSAKYDPIPTLLTQNHTRVIKEFLGQTTGFRRNLIKEGIVILGDIKGTEEVKYLYGDYGKGFFTFYGGHDPEDYAHLVGDPPTRLELYPNSPGYRLILDNLLFPAAKSKRLKT
- a CDS encoding Gfo/Idh/MocA family oxidoreductase, whose protein sequence is MITTAVIGCGYWGPNIVRILHEHPNCTLKYCCDINEDRLKNIVARYPEIKVTKYSDEIFSDASIQAVFIATPLSSHYLLAKKGIEAGKSIFVEKPFVSSVNEGNELVRLATQNNVTLMVGHILEYASAVIKIKELLEKREIGDIYYISSTRVNLGIHRKDESVIWDLASHDLSMIFYWLNEEPLSIQAVGKGSVIKDKPDVAFLTLTFPSDILVNIHVSWLAPSKLRNTVIVGSKKMIVYDDTNLSEKVRIFDMGVLVPEPMNFGEFQLSYRTSDITAPVLSSVEPLKAEISHFIRCVEYKETPKTDGSSGIKVIKYLELAEESIRNGGGVIKVK
- a CDS encoding sugar transferase, encoding MELVINRVEDLNRDLPPGINMVKIDIPNLCAKDIVNIVLRYVDFVDVYVKTDKLFSKLIKNGYLIFKKYQKADYLLKRVMDIFIGVLAIIGTAPLFLISSILTKLSSKGPVIFRQVRVNGIGKTFNFYKFRTMEASNEPKIHYNYIEKFIKDQLQNDLGIDCFAIACNDSIGVARNDRQPLLPSGRKVYKLTNDPRVTPIGRWLRILSIDELPQLINVLRGEMSLVGPRPPIPYEVELYEDWHKARLCTKPGITGLWQVMGRSLIPFNDMVVLDLYYATNKSLLTDLKILLRTIPMVLSLKGAY
- the leuS gene encoding leucine--tRNA ligase; protein product: MEMYNYQAIEKKWQTFWEENSIYKVGAGLPRPYKKYYILEMYPYPSGDLHIGQFRNYVIGDTRARFKMLQGYDVMYPFGWDAFGLPAEEAAIKRGIEPKKWTLSNIDVSRSTLKLMGISYDWDREINTCEPAFYKWTQWLFLKLFERGLAYRKEAYVNWCPHCNTTLANEQVGAGRCWRCATPITRRELTQWFFKITAYADRLLSDLDKLTEWPERVKTLQRNWIGKSDGIEIDFLYNGDKISVFTTRPDTIYGVTFIAVAPESELTSKIIKCSKRKSELIKYVETSLRRTDIERSSNIRDKDGIFTSEYAINPLSGERVQIWVADYVLPSYGTGVVMGVPAHDSRDFEFAMRYKIPIKKVIQPPYGEEPNGAYTEPGILVNSGPFSGIDSQEAILRIKAYVEKKGIGRSKLNYRLKDWLISRQRYWGTPIPMIHCNKCGVVPVPYKDLPVRLPERVDFTPKGKSPLASATEFIKSSCPNCGKVAERDSDTMDTFVDSSWYYLRYLDPKNETEPFSQTSVKTWFPIDEYIGGIEHATGHLIYFRFITKFLYDEGLLPQDEPCIRLFTHGMIMDRNGNVMSKSRGNAVPVGPFVKRWGADTSRITILFIGPPDKDAVWTEAGVAGASRFLKRVYNLIHENRNIPKIVQKEATPLYRSLNYTIKKVTKDIETFSHNTAIASLMEFLNKLYKSKEDPCFGYSLQVFVQLLAPFAPHIADELWSDLGNTGSVFKSKWPEWEEIEEEKITILVEINGKLRAKFTAFCDIEEEEARLQAIQIPKIAESIKNREIKKTIFVKNKLINFVI
- a CDS encoding polysaccharide biosynthesis tyrosine autokinase, which codes for MEGEIDIRRYIRAFLRRKWGFVGILFGILGLTYWMTARSPKVFVASSKVLIKKTPSTVYIFPTRLSEEVFEIETNCWILRSHDFMKRVVNKMKEKGLKFAFLSNEYAPDILCRMTTITRVEKSSIIEITVRGGNAEEISSIANNIAETFKDYSVEIARLSFTEAKRLIETQLPIAKDKLRESEEAIKKFKQNEKLLSASAGSSALQKELADLEGEYNLVLSEISIKDKAIAQLRDELKKETDKLTEEIVRTDNPSILNLRAQLVSLEKEYSSYVLAGLSEDHPKLSDLKEKIETIKQSLKERVKNRTEDEALLVDPLSYSEDLSKKILSTKSELLTLQAKKEALLERISECNHRIRIFSTKEYELAGLERTYEFNKDSYKRLITDYEASKMVEAQEIGSAIILEYARKPTTPISPRPKRNLTLALIFGIGLGFGVVLICEFLDVSIKDVEDIERLKLPVIGTIPVHSEGVIEDQNLPVAESYKKLRVNLKFSKSLDSELKTILIASCIAREGKSTIACNFGITYASAGAKTLLLEADLRKPELHRLLGISHKNGLSNLLVGEIKKEDAIIATEIKNLWLIPSGHIPPNPGELIDSKSMRTSISELREAFDIVIVDSPPLTACADGLLLGNMVDGVILVAELERTPKDTLQEMVASFKATGSTFLGVVVNKLKKEIYYRSRYYYKYYTSKAV